One stretch of Caloenas nicobarica isolate bCalNic1 chromosome 2, bCalNic1.hap1, whole genome shotgun sequence DNA includes these proteins:
- the RBIS gene encoding ribosomal biogenesis factor — translation MGKSRGRAAKAASVFRIARSGAVKAKAKGKARPVTSGLKQINIRNAEKTSTINKAFAEVQKEIQQISKGTAAEPQKNQKVSTHLEEEPANVDAATSLLSQL, via the exons ATGGGGAAgagccggggccgggcggccaAGGCGGCCAGTGTGTTCCGCATCGCCCGCAGCGGCGCCGTCAAGGCCAAGGCCAAGGGCAAGGCGCGGCCCGTCACCTCCGGGCTGAAGCAG ATAAACATTAGGAATGCTGAAAAAACTAGCACAATAAATAAAGCATTTGCTGAagttcagaaagaaatacagcagaTATCAAAAGGCACTGCAGCAGAACCTCAGAAGAATCAGAAG gtttccaCACACCTGGAAGAGGAACCAGCAAATGTGGATGCTGCCACAAGCCTGTTATCTCAGTTGTAA
- the LOC135985868 gene encoding carbonic anhydrase 13-like isoform X1: MLHWGYDEHNGPAHWKEVFPIANGDRQSPIDIKTEETKYDPSLRPLNPNYDPASAKIILNNGHSTSVEFDDTVNKSVLTGGPLSGTYRLRQIHFHWGSNDEAGSEHTVDGMKYAAELHVVHWNSEKYSSFVEAARQSDGLAVMAVFLKIGECNPQLKKITDRLDTIRIKGKRALFTNFNPSCLLPKSLDYWTYFGSLTVPPLLESVIWIVLREPISVCSEQLAKFRSLLSTAEDEVACCLLRNYRPPQPLKGRQVRRN; this comes from the exons ATGCTGCACTGGGGATACGACGAGCACAACG GGCCTGCCCACTGGAAGGAAGTTTTTCCTATTGCTAATGGAGACCGTCAGTCACCCATCGACATCAAAACTGAGGAAACCAAGTATGATCCTTCTCTCCGCCCTCTAAATCCCAATTATGATCCGGCTTCTGCTAAAATCATCCTGAACAACGGGCACTCCACCAGTGTTGAGTTTGATGACACCGTCAACAAATCAG TGCTGACCGGGGGGCCGCTCAGCGGGACCTACAGGCTGCGCCAGATCCACTTCCACTGGGGGTCCAACGACGAGGCCGGCTCGGAGCACACGGTGGATGGGATGAAGTACGCGGCGGAG CTTCATGTGGTCCACTGGAACTCAGAGAAGTATTCCAGTTTTGTCGAGGCAGCTCGTCAGTCAGATGGATTAGCAGTCATGGCTGTATTTCTGAAG ATTGGTGAATGCAACCCTCAGTTGAAGAAGATCACTGACCGCTTGGACACCATCAGAATCAAG ggtAAACGAGCACTCTTCACAAACTTCAATCCCAGCTGCCTGCTTCCCAAGTCCCTGGACTACTGGACTTACTTCGGCTCTCTGACTGTTCCACCTCTTCTTGAGAGTGTCATCTGGATTGTTCTGAGAGAGCCCATAAGTGTTTGTTCTGAGCAg CTGGCCAAATTCCGCAGCCTCCTGAGCACCGCTGAGGATGAGGTCGCCTGCTGCTTGCTGAGAAACTACCGGCCTCCCCAGCCTTTGAAGGGACGACAAGTCAGAAGGAATTAA
- the LOC135985868 gene encoding carbonic anhydrase 13-like isoform X2, with the protein MLTGGPLSGTYRLRQIHFHWGSNDEAGSEHTVDGMKYAAELHVVHWNSEKYSSFVEAARQSDGLAVMAVFLKIGECNPQLKKITDRLDTIRIKGKRALFTNFNPSCLLPKSLDYWTYFGSLTVPPLLESVIWIVLREPISVCSEQLAKFRSLLSTAEDEVACCLLRNYRPPQPLKGRQVRRN; encoded by the exons A TGCTGACCGGGGGGCCGCTCAGCGGGACCTACAGGCTGCGCCAGATCCACTTCCACTGGGGGTCCAACGACGAGGCCGGCTCGGAGCACACGGTGGATGGGATGAAGTACGCGGCGGAG CTTCATGTGGTCCACTGGAACTCAGAGAAGTATTCCAGTTTTGTCGAGGCAGCTCGTCAGTCAGATGGATTAGCAGTCATGGCTGTATTTCTGAAG ATTGGTGAATGCAACCCTCAGTTGAAGAAGATCACTGACCGCTTGGACACCATCAGAATCAAG ggtAAACGAGCACTCTTCACAAACTTCAATCCCAGCTGCCTGCTTCCCAAGTCCCTGGACTACTGGACTTACTTCGGCTCTCTGACTGTTCCACCTCTTCTTGAGAGTGTCATCTGGATTGTTCTGAGAGAGCCCATAAGTGTTTGTTCTGAGCAg CTGGCCAAATTCCGCAGCCTCCTGAGCACCGCTGAGGATGAGGTCGCCTGCTGCTTGCTGAGAAACTACCGGCCTCCCCAGCCTTTGAAGGGACGACAAGTCAGAAGGAATTAA